A window of the Myxococcus fulvus genome harbors these coding sequences:
- a CDS encoding GNAT family N-acetyltransferase codes for MLDSAASSSSPTFEVKGEDGHVISDDFSRLDLDLVHGFLTKTYWSPEIPRETVERAWRNSLAFGLYAADGAQVGGCRVVTDRATFAYLADVFILESQRGKGLSKWLMRVVFAHPDLQGLRRFMLATRDAHGLYAQYGFTALTAPERIMERVDPDVYRRKKQDAR; via the coding sequence ATGCTGGACTCCGCTGCATCGTCCTCGTCCCCCACCTTCGAGGTGAAGGGCGAGGATGGCCACGTCATCTCCGACGACTTCTCCCGCCTCGACCTGGACCTGGTGCACGGCTTCCTGACGAAGACGTACTGGAGCCCGGAGATTCCGCGGGAGACGGTGGAGCGGGCCTGGCGGAACTCGTTGGCCTTCGGTCTGTACGCTGCCGACGGCGCGCAGGTGGGTGGCTGCCGCGTCGTGACGGACCGGGCGACCTTTGCCTACCTCGCCGACGTGTTCATCCTGGAGTCACAGCGTGGCAAGGGCCTGAGCAAGTGGTTGATGCGGGTCGTCTTCGCCCACCCGGACCTCCAGGGGCTGCGCCGATTCATGCTGGCCACGAGAGATGCACATGGGCTGTACGCGCAATACGGTTTCACGGCGCTGACGGCGCCGGAGCGAATCATGGAGCGCGTGGACCCGGACGTGTATCGGCGAAAGAAGCAGGACGCGCGCTGA
- a CDS encoding catalase: MPPRKSPSKPNPPPPSKNEQLEPYRMHQEDTVLTTDQGIPISETDNSLKAGLRGPTLLEDFHFREKMMRFDHERIPERAVHARGAGAHGYFQVYESLERYTQARFLTDPSVKTPVFVRFSTVGGSRGSADTVRDVRGFATKFYTPEGNYDLVGNNMPVFFIQDGIKFPDFVHSVKPEPHNEIPQASSAHDSLWDFVSLVPETAHMVMWLMSDRAIPRSFRHMEGFGVHTYRLVNAKGKATLVKFHWKPVLGTHSLVWDEAQKVSGKDPDFHRRDLWDTIESGNFPEYELGLQLIPEGDELKYGFDLLDATKLLPEELVPVQKVGKLVLDRNPDNFFAETEQVAFCVSNIVPGIDFTNDPLLQARIFSYLDTQLTRLGGPNFAELPINKPVCPVNNHQQDGFGRQSINTSRANYHPNSLGGGCPMLANPKSAFVHRQERVEGHKIRARSGSFADHFSQATLFYNSLSKPEREHLVAALEFEIGKVEREEIRERVVNKVLVNIDRDLAVRVANAVGVAPPKLGKQPESKPVSKLTASPALSQLNTPHDSIMTRKVAVLVADGFAGRELSQVRKTLEGLGAIVEVVGPTLGPVASADGGEEKPVKTYLTASSVLYDAVYVPGGERSVATLKKVPLAVDFVREAYVHCKALALSGAATSMLDAAGFSTPMAKGLDDSLGVIRSAKNETRGFGQMFAKAIAAHRHWAREAPPPA, translated from the coding sequence ATGCCGCCGCGCAAGTCTCCGTCGAAGCCGAACCCGCCGCCTCCCAGCAAGAACGAGCAACTGGAGCCCTACCGCATGCACCAGGAGGACACGGTGCTGACGACGGACCAGGGCATCCCCATCTCCGAGACGGACAACTCGCTGAAGGCGGGCCTGCGCGGCCCCACGCTCCTGGAGGACTTCCACTTCCGCGAGAAGATGATGCGCTTCGACCACGAGCGCATCCCCGAGCGCGCAGTGCACGCCCGGGGCGCCGGCGCGCATGGCTACTTCCAGGTCTACGAGTCGCTGGAGCGCTACACCCAGGCGCGCTTCCTCACGGACCCCAGCGTCAAGACGCCCGTCTTCGTGCGCTTCTCCACCGTGGGCGGCTCGCGCGGCTCGGCGGACACCGTGCGCGACGTGCGCGGCTTCGCCACCAAGTTCTACACGCCCGAGGGGAACTACGACCTGGTCGGCAACAACATGCCCGTCTTCTTCATCCAGGACGGCATCAAGTTCCCCGACTTCGTCCACTCGGTGAAGCCCGAGCCGCACAACGAGATTCCGCAGGCGTCCTCGGCGCACGACTCGCTGTGGGACTTCGTGTCGCTCGTCCCTGAGACGGCGCACATGGTGATGTGGCTGATGTCGGACCGGGCCATCCCCCGCTCCTTCCGACACATGGAGGGCTTCGGCGTCCACACCTACCGGCTGGTCAACGCCAAGGGGAAGGCGACACTGGTGAAGTTCCATTGGAAGCCGGTGCTGGGTACGCACTCGCTCGTCTGGGACGAAGCGCAGAAGGTGTCCGGCAAGGACCCGGACTTCCACCGCCGGGACCTGTGGGACACCATCGAGTCCGGGAACTTCCCCGAGTACGAGCTGGGCCTGCAGCTCATCCCCGAGGGCGACGAGCTGAAGTACGGCTTCGACCTGCTGGACGCGACGAAGCTGCTGCCCGAGGAGCTGGTGCCGGTGCAGAAGGTCGGCAAGCTGGTGCTGGACCGCAACCCGGACAACTTCTTCGCGGAGACCGAGCAGGTGGCCTTCTGCGTGTCCAACATCGTGCCGGGCATCGACTTCACCAATGACCCGCTGCTGCAGGCGCGCATCTTCTCGTACCTGGACACGCAGCTGACGCGCCTGGGCGGGCCCAACTTCGCGGAGCTGCCCATCAACAAGCCCGTCTGCCCGGTGAACAACCACCAGCAGGACGGCTTCGGACGACAGAGCATCAACACCAGCCGGGCGAACTACCACCCCAACTCGCTGGGCGGCGGCTGCCCCATGCTGGCCAACCCCAAGTCCGCCTTCGTCCACCGCCAGGAGCGCGTGGAGGGACACAAGATTCGCGCGCGCAGCGGCAGCTTCGCGGACCACTTCAGCCAGGCCACGCTCTTCTACAACAGCCTGTCCAAGCCCGAGCGCGAGCACCTGGTGGCCGCGCTCGAGTTCGAGATTGGCAAGGTGGAGCGCGAGGAGATTCGCGAGCGCGTGGTGAACAAGGTCCTGGTGAACATCGACCGGGACCTGGCCGTGCGCGTGGCGAACGCGGTGGGCGTCGCGCCGCCCAAGCTCGGCAAGCAGCCGGAGAGCAAGCCCGTCTCCAAGCTGACGGCGTCACCGGCCTTGAGCCAGCTGAACACGCCGCATGACTCCATCATGACGCGCAAGGTGGCGGTGCTCGTCGCGGATGGGTTCGCGGGGCGGGAGCTGTCGCAGGTGCGCAAGACGCTCGAGGGGCTGGGCGCCATCGTCGAGGTGGTGGGCCCCACGCTCGGCCCCGTGGCCAGCGCGGACGGCGGCGAGGAGAAGCCGGTGAAGACGTACCTGACGGCGTCCTCCGTGCTGTACGACGCCGTCTACGTGCCCGGCGGGGAGCGCAGCGTGGCCACGCTGAAGAAGGTGCCGCTCGCGGTGGACTTCGTGCGCGAGGCGTACGTGCACTGCAAGGCGCTGGCGCTGTCGGGCGCGGCCACGTCGATGCTGGACGCCGCGGGGTTCTCCACGCCGATGGCGAAGGGGCTGGATGACTCGCTGGGCGTCATCCGCAGCGCGAAGAACGAGACGCGGGGCTTCGGGCAGATGTTCGCCAAGGCCATCGCCGCGCACCGCCACTGGGCACGCGAGGCGCCGCCGCCGGCCTGA
- a CDS encoding lytic transglycosylase domain-containing protein, with protein MSIAPLQKTAVSAPQTSALRGAETGGCIRPTTPQRCGTGGPGLQQDGFDLGAPNKAHLGKLLESTLSVMNTLVQVVSQLSAQGGAQGLQGAKPGASPFDTSAFSSAPASSGRPPLDLNPTPTGAPALPPPPPSIGCAPSAPPSFGSNPLAAPGTDSAPTAPPSFASSPLTPPGPTSAPTEGSGKLGGNLPPGLEKFRSAIESAAAKTGVPAEMLAAQIWQESRGDLAAVTTNGGNGLKDTGLMQVNPNTFKELQAKHPELAGKDLSDPATNILAGACYMKDMKEQFGGWDLALRAYNSGPNGVDKSNPDAIPAGTGDVTYVRKVKDFMNTLSTGEGSLPA; from the coding sequence ATGAGCATCGCGCCCCTGCAGAAGACCGCCGTGTCCGCCCCCCAGACCTCCGCGCTGCGCGGCGCGGAGACTGGCGGCTGCATCCGCCCCACCACGCCCCAGCGGTGCGGCACGGGCGGCCCCGGGCTCCAGCAGGACGGCTTCGACCTGGGCGCCCCCAACAAGGCCCACCTGGGCAAGCTGCTCGAGAGCACCCTCTCGGTGATGAACACGCTGGTCCAGGTCGTCTCCCAGCTGTCCGCCCAGGGCGGCGCGCAGGGGCTCCAGGGCGCGAAGCCCGGCGCGTCCCCGTTCGACACCAGCGCCTTCTCCTCCGCCCCCGCGTCGAGTGGCCGCCCTCCACTGGACCTCAACCCCACGCCCACGGGCGCCCCAGCCCTCCCGCCGCCTCCCCCCAGCATCGGCTGCGCCCCCTCGGCGCCGCCCAGCTTCGGCTCCAACCCGCTGGCGGCGCCCGGCACGGACTCCGCCCCCACGGCGCCTCCCAGCTTCGCCTCCTCCCCGCTGACGCCGCCCGGCCCCACCTCGGCGCCCACCGAGGGCTCAGGCAAGCTCGGCGGCAACCTGCCCCCGGGCCTGGAGAAGTTCCGGAGCGCCATCGAGTCCGCCGCCGCCAAGACGGGCGTGCCCGCGGAGATGCTCGCCGCGCAGATCTGGCAGGAGTCGCGCGGTGACCTCGCCGCCGTCACCACCAACGGTGGCAACGGCCTGAAGGACACCGGCCTGATGCAGGTCAACCCCAACACCTTCAAGGAGCTGCAGGCGAAGCACCCGGAGCTGGCCGGCAAGGACCTCTCGGACCCGGCCACCAACATCCTCGCGGGCGCCTGCTACATGAAGGACATGAAGGAGCAGTTCGGCGGCTGGGACCTGGCGCTGCGCGCCTACAACTCCGGCCCCAACGGCGTGGACAAGAGCAACCCGGATGCAATCCCCGCCGGCACCGGTGACGTCACCTACGTGCGCAAGGTGAAGGACTTCATGAACACCCTCTCCACCGGCGAGGGCTCGCTGCCCGCCTGA
- a CDS encoding SRPBCC family protein — protein MLKKLLVGLAAAILILVGLIASRPAEFTIQRTATLPGPTDVAFAQVNDFHQWNAWSPWAALDPNMKTTYSGPQSGVGAGYAWTGNEQVGEGRMTIEQSRAPEHVRVKLEFIKPWAATHLTDFHFKPVAGGTEVTWAMSGTNDFMGKAFGLLMDMDAMVGKDFEKGLSNLKGVVEAEVKKRAEAEAARVAAAKKAAEEQAAAAAPVVAQPTP, from the coding sequence ATGCTCAAGAAGCTGCTCGTCGGCCTCGCCGCCGCCATCCTCATCCTGGTGGGCCTCATCGCCTCCCGCCCCGCCGAGTTCACCATCCAGCGCACCGCGACGCTGCCCGGCCCCACGGACGTGGCCTTCGCGCAGGTGAACGACTTCCACCAGTGGAACGCGTGGTCGCCCTGGGCGGCGCTGGACCCGAACATGAAGACCACCTACTCCGGCCCACAGAGCGGCGTCGGCGCGGGCTACGCGTGGACGGGCAACGAGCAGGTGGGCGAGGGGCGGATGACCATCGAGCAGAGCCGCGCTCCCGAGCACGTGCGCGTCAAGCTGGAGTTCATCAAGCCCTGGGCGGCCACCCACCTCACCGACTTCCACTTCAAGCCGGTGGCCGGCGGCACCGAGGTCACCTGGGCCATGAGCGGCACCAACGACTTCATGGGCAAGGCCTTCGGCCTGCTCATGGACATGGATGCGATGGTGGGGAAGGACTTCGAGAAGGGGCTTTCCAACCTGAAGGGCGTCGTGGAGGCGGAGGTGAAGAAGCGCGCCGAGGCCGAGGCCGCGCGCGTGGCCGCCGCGAAGAAGGCCGCCGAGGAGCAGGCCGCTGCCGCCGCGCCGGTCGTCGCCCAGCCCACGCCGTGA
- a CDS encoding double-CXXCG motif protein produces the protein MSRFYWVAEDRAATARHGGYVDARHTWGLPGVRCHVCGATWSSVGHDFPSVDLSALPESRELVTPRPESFAELERLRELVRPYVPAGAALPPGTDFGPLMGRAVGGFGPVVWSGTRMLLRRDALERLHAEDVLGLVGCPTALRFRQKNPPELMELQIEPRGGLHPDCIPADVPPPCPTCGRHGFGRPDDPILDAATLPMDLDLFRVGNFATMVIGTERFRDSVLRLGLDGLTFRELPTR, from the coding sequence ATGAGCCGTTTCTATTGGGTGGCGGAGGACAGGGCCGCCACTGCGCGGCATGGTGGATACGTCGACGCACGGCACACCTGGGGGCTTCCCGGTGTGCGGTGTCACGTCTGCGGTGCGACTTGGAGCTCCGTGGGCCACGACTTCCCATCGGTGGATCTGAGTGCGCTGCCCGAGAGCCGCGAGCTCGTCACTCCGAGACCGGAGTCCTTCGCGGAACTCGAGCGCCTTCGTGAGCTGGTGCGGCCCTACGTGCCAGCGGGTGCGGCGCTTCCTCCCGGAACGGACTTCGGTCCACTGATGGGGCGTGCTGTCGGAGGGTTCGGGCCGGTGGTCTGGTCGGGGACGCGGATGCTGCTACGCCGCGACGCACTGGAGCGTCTGCACGCCGAGGACGTACTCGGTCTGGTGGGCTGCCCCACTGCGCTTCGTTTCCGTCAGAAGAACCCGCCTGAGTTGATGGAGCTTCAGATAGAGCCCCGTGGCGGACTCCATCCGGACTGCATTCCAGCGGATGTCCCTCCACCGTGCCCGACATGTGGCCGCCATGGCTTTGGCCGTCCCGATGACCCCATCCTCGACGCGGCCACCCTGCCCATGGACCTGGACCTGTTCCGGGTGGGCAACTTCGCCACGATGGTCATCGGCACGGAGCGCTTCCGCGACTCCGTGCTCCGCCTGGGACTGGATGGCCTCACGTTCCGCGAGCTGCCCACGCGCTGA
- a CDS encoding TIGR02269 family lipoprotein — translation MRMPAHWLQIVLAVSWLGCSSAPRPLVQAAWDTAEVECDAPAEDQCVTVLCQEDVCGIYRCESLSAEIELARFPPSRPPAAAAAPGSGPRRNWGGAQRLPPGSIMTFPNWNGAPTQYIPPSHQLPRGRWEKHHIFPQSQDLAIWFERQGVKIHDYTMPIPLSVHRRIHDGTGRGGAWNDAWRDYMSARPFATPEEIFRHAGELIHRFELMGGPLQPYYSRPGA, via the coding sequence ATGCGGATGCCTGCTCATTGGCTTCAAATCGTGCTCGCCGTGTCTTGGTTGGGATGCTCCTCTGCACCGAGGCCTCTGGTGCAGGCTGCCTGGGATACAGCGGAGGTAGAGTGCGACGCTCCTGCTGAAGACCAATGCGTTACCGTCCTGTGCCAGGAGGACGTCTGCGGCATCTATCGCTGCGAGAGCCTGTCCGCGGAAATCGAGTTGGCGCGCTTTCCACCCTCTCGTCCGCCTGCGGCAGCGGCGGCTCCAGGCAGCGGCCCTCGTCGGAACTGGGGAGGAGCGCAGAGGCTCCCTCCGGGCTCCATCATGACGTTCCCCAACTGGAACGGAGCCCCGACCCAGTACATTCCGCCTTCACACCAACTCCCACGAGGGCGTTGGGAGAAACATCACATCTTCCCGCAGTCTCAGGACCTGGCGATATGGTTCGAACGTCAGGGAGTCAAGATACACGACTACACCATGCCCATACCTCTTTCTGTTCATCGGCGGATTCACGACGGCACAGGAAGGGGTGGTGCTTGGAATGATGCCTGGCGTGACTACATGAGCGCCAGGCCATTCGCGACGCCCGAGGAGATTTTCAGGCACGCCGGGGAGTTGATTCATCGGTTCGAGCTGATGGGCGGCCCCCTTCAGCCCTACTATTCTCGCCCAGGAGCCTAG
- a CDS encoding methyltransferase — MTPPTVHPAQRIVDLGFGFILSGALSTAAELGVADRLVQGPRSAASLAEELGVHAQSLYRVLRLLASVEVFAEDEAGRFSLTPAAEYLRTDAPGSLHSAVRMLTQKIFWAPTGELTQTVRTGQTPFDHIFGKPFFDYLTSDPVQGDIFHQGMSSLSDMENKAIAGSYDFTPLRRVVDVGGGHGGFLIEVLQAAPQVRGVLFDHAHVLSGSRVARAGLSERCELVEGDFFQAVPAGADAYVLKRILHDWNDETCVTLLRHCRSAMAEGGRVLVVDTVIPPGNGPHGGKVLDVMMLASLPGRERTEEDFRKLFAQADLKLSRILPTPTAMSITEAVAA, encoded by the coding sequence ATGACTCCACCTACCGTGCATCCCGCGCAGCGCATCGTCGACCTGGGTTTTGGCTTCATCCTCTCCGGCGCGCTGTCCACGGCGGCGGAGTTGGGCGTCGCGGACCGCCTGGTCCAGGGGCCTCGGAGCGCGGCATCGCTCGCGGAGGAGCTGGGCGTGCATGCGCAGTCCCTCTATCGGGTGCTCCGGTTGCTCGCGAGCGTGGAGGTCTTCGCCGAGGATGAAGCAGGACGCTTCTCGCTGACGCCCGCCGCGGAGTACCTGCGCACGGATGCGCCCGGCTCCCTGCACAGCGCGGTGCGCATGCTGACGCAGAAGATCTTCTGGGCCCCCACCGGTGAGCTGACGCAGACGGTGCGCACGGGACAGACGCCGTTCGACCACATCTTCGGCAAGCCCTTCTTCGACTACCTGACGAGCGACCCGGTCCAGGGGGACATCTTCCACCAGGGCATGTCCAGCCTCTCGGACATGGAGAACAAGGCCATCGCGGGCAGCTACGACTTCACGCCGCTGCGGCGCGTGGTCGACGTGGGCGGTGGGCACGGCGGATTCCTCATCGAGGTCCTCCAGGCGGCGCCCCAGGTGCGAGGTGTGCTCTTCGACCATGCGCACGTGCTCTCGGGGTCGCGGGTCGCGCGGGCGGGGCTCTCGGAGCGGTGCGAGTTGGTGGAGGGGGACTTCTTCCAGGCCGTGCCCGCCGGAGCGGATGCGTATGTGCTCAAGCGCATCCTCCACGACTGGAACGACGAGACGTGCGTCACGCTGCTGCGCCACTGCCGGTCGGCGATGGCGGAGGGTGGACGCGTGCTCGTGGTGGACACCGTCATTCCTCCGGGCAACGGGCCGCACGGAGGCAAGGTGCTGGACGTGATGATGCTGGCCTCCCTTCCGGGGCGCGAGCGAACGGAAGAGGACTTCCGCAAGCTCTTCGCCCAAGCGGACTTGAAGCTCTCGCGCATCCTGCCCACGCCGACGGCGATGAGCATCACCGAGGCCGTGGCGGCGTGA
- a CDS encoding DUF4082 domain-containing protein gives MTPQKSRPARVASVPRVPTLALLAAVLLVLPAAARAQPTFTLFTPGSTPAVASVTNDFSAVELGVKFRSDVEGDILGIRFFKGATNTGTHVGSLWSATGQRLAFATFTSETATGWQQVLFSTPVRISANTTYVASYHAPNGAYAFNNGGLAASHDAPPLHALAGPSNGGNGVFTYGAAGSFPATAFGNSNYWVDVVFRPAEPVTLWPSNPTPPVASVTNDSSAVELGVKFKTNITGDVLGVRFYKGAANTGTHVGSLWSANGQRLAFATFTGETATGWQQVLFSTPVTIAADTTYIASYHAPVGAYAFEQGGLSTGQDTPPLFALPGATSGGNGVFAYGAAGSFPVNSFENSNYWVDVVFQATGAPPPTQPQDDAYRIFPPNALPANATSTETLPVELGVKFRSDVDGQVKGVRFYKGAGNNGTHVGNLWSATGLNLATATFTNETAVGWQEVTFSSPVAITAGTTYVASYFAPLGGYSFNNNGLANGVDAPPLHALPGATTSGGNGVYTYASASTFPTGSHQNTNYWVDVIFESYGPPPRPGVQGAGPVLVATAPGNPFTDYLREILEAEGIASFATTDAGNLGVSVSLNDYKVLILGEQTLGAAQVTLITNWVNAGGSLIALRPAANLQSLLGLNASQGTLSNGYILVNATQAPGTGITAETMQYHGPADRRTVTTGTRTVATLYSDAATATTYTAISQRTVGSGTATAFMYDLAKSVVLTRQGNPAWQGQNRDGSTIGPGARANDMFYGNAAFDPQPDWVNMDKVQIPQADEQQRLLANVLHQTSSVPLPRLWYFPRSHKAVVVMTGDGHPSGLTTTRWNQYLADSAPGCSVADWECIRGTVYDYVGGLTATQANSYVAQGFEYALHVNTGCADYTANTLDPAFFTPQLAGFAQAYPLVPAPTTNRTHCIAFSDWSTQPKVSRLHGIRLDTNYYYWPHEWVLNRPGLFTGTGLAMRFADLDGTPLDVYQLATQLTDESGQTLSAHIDTLLANALGTKGYYAAINANMHVDSHSSVGTAGSATIIAAAKRDGVPVITARQLLDWVDAREATQVSSLAFSGTQLTFNVINPARNLSLMVPTRAANGRNLTSVTRAGAPVTTVIRTIKGVSFAFVDAAPAGTYTATYN, from the coding sequence ATGACACCCCAGAAGTCACGACCCGCTCGGGTCGCGAGCGTGCCGCGTGTCCCCACGCTGGCGCTGCTCGCCGCGGTGCTGCTCGTGCTGCCCGCCGCCGCCCGCGCCCAGCCGACCTTCACCCTGTTCACGCCCGGCTCCACCCCCGCCGTCGCGTCCGTCACCAATGACTTCTCCGCCGTGGAGCTCGGCGTGAAGTTCCGCTCGGATGTCGAGGGAGACATCCTGGGCATCCGCTTCTTCAAGGGCGCCACCAACACCGGCACCCACGTGGGCAGCCTGTGGAGCGCCACCGGTCAGCGCCTGGCCTTCGCCACCTTCACCAGCGAGACGGCCACCGGCTGGCAGCAGGTCCTCTTCTCCACGCCGGTGCGCATCAGCGCCAACACGACGTACGTGGCCTCGTACCACGCGCCCAACGGGGCCTACGCGTTCAACAACGGCGGCCTGGCCGCGAGCCACGACGCGCCCCCGTTGCACGCGCTCGCCGGCCCCAGCAACGGCGGCAACGGCGTGTTCACCTACGGCGCCGCGGGCTCCTTCCCCGCCACCGCCTTCGGCAACTCCAACTACTGGGTGGACGTGGTCTTCCGTCCGGCCGAGCCCGTCACGCTGTGGCCCTCCAACCCCACGCCTCCCGTCGCCTCCGTCACCAATGACTCGTCGGCGGTGGAGCTGGGCGTGAAGTTCAAGACGAACATCACGGGCGACGTGCTGGGCGTGCGCTTCTACAAGGGCGCCGCCAACACCGGCACCCACGTGGGCAGCCTGTGGAGCGCCAATGGCCAGCGCCTGGCGTTCGCCACCTTCACGGGTGAGACGGCCACCGGCTGGCAGCAGGTCCTCTTCTCCACGCCGGTCACCATCGCCGCGGACACGACGTACATCGCGTCCTACCACGCGCCCGTGGGCGCCTATGCCTTCGAGCAGGGCGGCCTCTCCACCGGGCAGGACACCCCGCCCCTGTTCGCCCTGCCGGGCGCCACCAGCGGCGGCAACGGCGTCTTCGCCTACGGCGCCGCGGGCTCGTTCCCCGTCAACAGCTTCGAGAACTCGAACTACTGGGTGGACGTGGTCTTCCAGGCCACCGGCGCGCCGCCCCCGACGCAGCCGCAGGACGACGCCTACCGCATCTTCCCGCCCAACGCGCTGCCCGCCAACGCCACCTCCACCGAGACGCTGCCCGTGGAGCTGGGCGTGAAGTTCCGCTCGGACGTGGATGGACAGGTCAAGGGCGTGCGCTTCTACAAGGGCGCCGGCAACAACGGCACCCACGTGGGCAACCTGTGGAGCGCCACCGGGCTGAACCTGGCCACCGCCACCTTCACCAACGAGACGGCCGTCGGCTGGCAGGAGGTGACCTTCAGCTCGCCCGTGGCCATCACCGCCGGCACCACCTATGTGGCGTCGTACTTCGCGCCGCTCGGCGGCTACTCGTTCAACAACAACGGCCTGGCCAACGGCGTGGACGCGCCTCCCCTGCACGCCCTGCCCGGCGCCACCACCTCCGGCGGCAACGGCGTCTACACCTACGCCTCCGCGTCCACCTTCCCCACGGGCAGCCACCAGAACACCAACTACTGGGTGGACGTCATCTTCGAGTCCTACGGCCCGCCGCCCCGTCCGGGCGTCCAGGGCGCCGGCCCCGTGCTCGTGGCCACCGCGCCGGGCAACCCCTTCACGGACTACCTGCGCGAAATCCTGGAGGCCGAGGGCATCGCGTCCTTCGCCACCACCGACGCGGGCAACCTGGGCGTCAGCGTGTCGCTCAATGACTACAAGGTCCTCATCCTCGGCGAGCAGACGCTCGGCGCCGCCCAGGTGACGCTCATCACCAACTGGGTGAACGCGGGCGGCAGCCTCATCGCGCTGCGCCCCGCCGCCAACCTCCAGTCGCTGCTCGGGCTCAATGCCTCGCAGGGCACGCTGAGCAATGGCTACATCCTGGTGAACGCCACCCAGGCGCCGGGCACGGGCATCACCGCGGAGACGATGCAGTACCACGGCCCCGCGGACCGCCGCACCGTCACCACCGGCACGCGCACCGTGGCCACGCTCTACTCCGACGCCGCCACCGCGACGACGTACACCGCCATCAGCCAGCGCACCGTGGGCAGCGGCACCGCCACCGCCTTCATGTACGATCTGGCGAAGTCCGTGGTCCTCACCCGCCAGGGCAACCCGGCGTGGCAGGGACAGAACCGGGACGGCTCCACCATCGGCCCGGGCGCTCGCGCCAACGACATGTTCTACGGCAACGCGGCGTTCGACCCGCAGCCGGACTGGGTGAACATGGACAAGGTCCAGATTCCCCAGGCGGACGAGCAGCAGCGCCTCCTGGCCAACGTGCTGCATCAGACCAGCTCCGTGCCGCTGCCGCGCCTGTGGTACTTCCCGCGCTCGCACAAGGCCGTGGTGGTCATGACGGGCGACGGACACCCCAGCGGCCTCACCACCACGCGGTGGAACCAGTACCTGGCCGACAGCGCCCCGGGCTGCAGCGTGGCGGATTGGGAGTGCATCCGCGGCACCGTCTACGACTACGTCGGCGGGCTGACGGCCACCCAGGCCAACAGCTACGTGGCCCAGGGCTTCGAGTACGCCCTGCATGTGAATACCGGCTGCGCGGACTACACGGCCAACACGCTGGACCCGGCCTTCTTCACCCCGCAGCTCGCCGGCTTCGCGCAGGCCTATCCGCTGGTGCCCGCGCCCACCACCAATCGCACGCACTGCATCGCGTTCAGCGACTGGTCCACCCAGCCCAAGGTGTCGCGCCTGCACGGCATCCGCCTGGACACGAACTACTACTACTGGCCCCACGAGTGGGTGCTCAACCGGCCGGGCCTCTTCACCGGCACGGGCCTGGCCATGCGCTTCGCGGACCTGGACGGCACGCCGCTGGACGTCTACCAGCTCGCCACGCAGCTGACGGACGAGTCCGGCCAGACGCTCTCCGCGCACATCGACACGCTGCTGGCCAACGCGCTCGGCACCAAGGGCTACTACGCCGCCATCAACGCCAACATGCACGTGGACTCGCACTCGTCCGTGGGCACCGCGGGCTCGGCGACCATCATCGCCGCCGCCAAGCGTGACGGCGTGCCCGTCATCACCGCGCGCCAGCTGCTCGACTGGGTCGACGCGCGCGAGGCGACGCAGGTGTCGTCGCTGGCCTTCAGCGGGACGCAGCTGACGTTCAACGTCATCAACCCGGCGCGCAACCTGTCGCTGATGGTGCCCACGCGCGCCGCCAACGGCCGCAACCTGACGTCCGTCACCCGCGCCGGCGCCCCCGTCACCACCGTGATTCGCACCATCAAGGGCGTGAGCTTCGCGTTCGTCGACGCCGCTCCCGCCGGCACGTACACGGCCACCTACAACTAG